The following are encoded together in the Lepidochelys kempii isolate rLepKem1 chromosome 7, rLepKem1.hap2, whole genome shotgun sequence genome:
- the RBM15B gene encoding putative RNA-binding protein 15B: protein MKRGSERDPSPGGAGGGRAAAAKRPRERERESSSRRAPHRSSGTSRSSRDKLPPSGGSGASSSRSHRGDERAGGSDSNHRTAGGGSASSARSSQAAPPSTSSSSSSRALGAPKAKALPGAVVAPSLLLAAPPPGAAPSLLLAPLGGSPGLVVEPPGSCEYKTLLVSGLSAALPDQLLEDGLFRQFQRFASGGAGDISVKLSHTPELGRVAYVNFRHPGDARDARRHARARQLLLYDRPLKVEPVYLRGGRRSRTPPPVPSPEPLSYLPPIHSAYQYKQRSLSPVASPLLREPRPRHAHAAAAAFALEAAALGLSRERERALDYYGLYDERGRPYGYPIVAEEDLMPEDDQRATRNLFIGNLDHNVSEVELRRAFEKYGIIEEVVIKRPARGQGGAYAFLKFQNLDMAHRAKVAMSGRVVGRNPIKIGYGKANPTTRLWVGGLGPSTSLAALAREFDRFGSIRTIDYVKGDSFAYIQYESLDAAQAACAQMRGFPLGGPERRLRVDFAKAEETRYPQQYQPAPLPVHYELLPDGYSRHRSLEQDLRVRDRTPPHLLYSDRDRSFAEVDWASPAKNAERRNNLESYSRSVRSRSGERWGSDSDRSVPKPWEERRKRRSLSSDRGRTAHSPYEDRGRTKASGLALDRSPDRVRKENNTTESGTERDQSNSLQNNRHVSEEKPHRETSDLPQPKKRDSERNHRTGESESKTHEEPKSETKKVKNLSEFAQTLQLAWNGLLVLKNSCFPTSMHILEGDLGVINGLLKDHSSGGKLTQLKIAQRLRLDQPKLDEVTRRIKQGSPNGYAVLLATQATQAGVGAEGTFPVVEPGLQRRLLRNLVSYLKQKQAAGVISLPVGGAKCRDSTGMLYAFPPCEFSQQYLQSALRTLGKLEEEHMVIVIVKDTA, encoded by the coding sequence ATGAAGCGGGGCAGCGAGCGGGACCCCAgcccgggcggggcggggggaggccgAGCCGCCGCCGCCAAGCGGCCCCGGGAGCGAGAACGGGAAAGCAGCAGCCGGCGGGCCCCGCACCGGAGCTCGGGCACCTCCCGCAGTAGCCGGGACAAGCTCCCGCCCAGCGGTGGCAGCGGCGCCTCTAGCTCCCGGAGCCACCGCGGTGACGAGCGGGCCGGGGGCAGCGACTCCAACCACCGCACGGCGGGAGGTGGGTCGGCCTCCAGCGCCCGCAGCAGCCAGGCcgcccctccctccacctcttcctcGTCGTCGTCGCGGGCGCTAGGGGCCCCCAAGGCCAAGGCCCTCCCGGGGGCCGTGGTAGCCCCGTCACTGCTGCTGGCTGCCCCCCCGCCAGGGGCAGcaccctccctgctgctggccccgctgGGGGGCTCGCCAGGGCTCGTGGTGGAGCCACCCGGCTCCTGCGAGTACAAGACGTTGCTGGTGAGTGGGCTGAGTGCagcgctgcctgaccagctgctggaggatgggcTCTTCCGCCAGTTCCAGCGGTTTGCGAGTGGGGGCGCTGGCGACATCAGTGTCAAGCTCTCCCACACGCCCGAGCTCGGCCGTGTCGCCTATGTCAACTTCCGGCACCCAGGGGACGCCCGCGATGCCCGCAGACACGCCCGGGCCCGGCAGCTTCTTCTGTATGATCGTCCCCTAAAGGTGGAGCCTGTGTATCTGCGTGGGGGTCGCAGGAGCCGCACACCCCCACCAgtgccctccccagagcctctgAGCTACCTGCCACCCATCCACAGCGCTTACCAGTATAAGCAGAGGTCGCTCTCGCCTGTTGCCAGCCCTTTATTGAGGGAGCCAAGGCCCCGGCATGCTCATGCCGCGGCTGCAGCCTTTGCCTTGGAGGCTGCTGCGCTTGGGCTCTCCCGGGAGCGGGAGAGGGCTCTGGATTACTATGGGCTGTATGATGAGCGTGGCCGACCCTATGGCTACCCCATAGTGGCTGAGGAAGACCTGATGCCAGAGGATGACCAGAGAGCCACCCGGAACCTGTTCATTGGGAACTTGGATCATAATGTCTCAGAGGTGGAGCTGAGACGTGCTTTTGAGAAGTATGGCATCATTGAGGAGGTAGTGATCAAGCGCCCTGCTCGAGGCCAAGGTGGGGCCTATGCGTTCCTCAAGTTCCAGAACTTGGACATGGCCCATCGGGCAAAGGTTGCCATGTCTGGCCGGGTTGTTGGCAGGAACCCAATCAAAATTGGCTATGGTAAAGCCAACCCTACTACTCGACTCTGGGTAGGCGGCCTTGGACCAAGTACATCCCTGGCTGCCCTTGCTAGGGAGTTTGATCGCTTTGGTAGCATCAGGACTATTGACTATGTGAAGGGGGATAGCTTTGCTTATATTCAGTATGAAAGCTTGGAtgctgcccaggctgcctgtgcGCAGATGAGGGGCTTCCCCTTGGGTGGACCGGAGAGGAGACTTAGAGTGGATTTTGCCAAAGCTGAAGAGACAAGATACCCCCAGCAGTACCAGCCTGCACCACTCCCAGTGCACTATGAGCTGTTACCTGATGGATATAGCAGGCACAGAAGCCTAGAGCAAGACTTAAGGGTGAGAGATAGGACTCCTCCACATCTCCTGTACTCAGACCGAGACAGGAGCTTTGCAGAGGTAGACTGGGCTAGCCCTGCCAAAAATGCTGAACGCAGAAATAACTTGGAGAGCTACAGCCGATCCGTGCGTAGTCGCAGCGGAGAACGCTGGGGTAGTGACAGTGACCGCAGCGTGCCCAAGCCTTGGGAAGAACGGCGGAAACGCCGGAGCCTTTCCAGTGACCGTGGAAGGACTGCTCATTCACCTTACGAggacagaggcaggacaaagGCCAGTGGGCTAGCTTTAGATCGCAGCCCAGACAGGGTTCGCAAAGAGAACAACACTACAGAGTCTGGAACAGAGAGAGACCAGAGTAACTCCCTTCAGAACAACCGACATGTGTCTGAGGAGAAACCCCATCGTGAAACTTCTGATCTTCCTCAGCctaaaaaaagggacagcgaACGCAATCATCGAACTGGTGAATCGGAATCAAAAACTCACGAGGAACCAAAATCTGAGACCAAAAAAGTAAAGAACTTATCAGAATTCGCTCAGACACTGCAACTTGCTTGGAACGGGCTTCTTGTGTTAAAAAATAGCTGCTTCCCCACGTCTATGCACATCCTGGAGGGAGACCTAGGTGTCATCAATGGGCTCCTAAAAGACCATTCATCTGGTGGGAAGTTAACACAGCTCAAGATTGCTCAAAGACTTCGGCTTGACCAGCCCAAGCTGGATGAAGTAACTCGCCGTATCAAACAAGGCAGTCCTAATGGTTATGCTGTGCTACTGGCTACCCAAGCCACCCAAGCAGGGGTAGGGGCTGAGGGGACCTTTCCTGTTGTGGAGCCTGGCTTGCAGCGAAGGCTTCTCAGGAATCTGGTCTCCTACTTGAAacagaagcaggctgctggggtgaTCAGCCTACCTGTGGGAGGGGCGAAGTGCAGAGACAGCACAGGCATGCTTTACGCTTTCCCTCCCTGTGAATTCTCTCAGCAGTACCTCCAGTCAGCACTAAGGACATTGGGAAAGTTAGAAGAAGAACATATGGTGATAGTTATAGTCAAAGACACTGCCTAG